The following proteins come from a genomic window of Saccharomyces mikatae IFO 1815 strain IFO1815 genome assembly, chromosome: 7:
- the RPL30 gene encoding 60S ribosomal protein eL30 (similar to Saccharomyces cerevisiae RPL30 (YGL030W); ancestral locus Anc_4.85), translated as MAPVKSQESINQKLALVIKSGKYTLGYKSTVKSLRQGKSKLIIIAANTPVLRKSELEYYAMLSKTKVYYFQGGNNELGTAVGKLFRVGVVSILEAGDSDILTTLA; from the exons ATG GCCCCAGTTAAGTCCCAAGAATCTATCAACCAAAAATTGGCTTTGGTTATCAAGTCTGGTAAGTACACCTTAGGTTACAAATCCACTGTCAAGTCTTTGAGACAAGGTAAGTCTAAGTTGATCATCATTGCCGCTAACACTCCAGTTTTGAGAAAGTCCGAATTGGAATATTACGCTATGTTGTCTAAGACCAAGGTCTACTACTTCCAAGGTGGTAACAACGAATTGGGTACCGCTGTCGGTAAATTGTTCAGAGTCGGTGTTGTCTCTATTTTGGAAGCTGGTGACTCTGATATCTTGACCACCTTGGCTTAA
- the CGR1 gene encoding Cgr1p (similar to Saccharomyces cerevisiae CGR1 (YGL029W); ancestral locus Anc_4.88) yields the protein MEHESGENQNVAKGTPVSGRVWKVQKEPLRVKSRVVKNKKLTSWELKKQKRLEDKQFKERLKALRDEKEETRQAKIAMLKERREKKEENERYERLAAKMHAKKVERMRRREKRNKALKER from the coding sequence ATGGAGCATGAATCAGGAGAAAACCAAAATGTTGCCAAAGGTACTCCAGTTAGTGGGAGAGTATGGAAGGTGCAGAAGGAACCACTAAGGGTAAAGAGCAGGGTTGTtaagaacaagaaattaaCATCATGGGAActgaaaaaacaaaaaagactCGAAGATAAACAGTTTAAGGAAAGGTTAAAAGCTCTAAGAGATGAGAAGGAAGAAACTCGTCAAGCTAAGATAGCCATGTTAAaggaaagaagagaaaagaaagaagaaaatgaaagatacGAACGCTTGGCAGCAAAGATGCATGCTAAGAAGGTCGAGAGAATGAGAAGAAgggaaaagagaaataagGCATTGAAAGAACGTTAA
- the SCW11 gene encoding putative glucan endo-1,3-beta-D-glucosidase (similar to Saccharomyces cerevisiae SCW11 (YGL028C); ancestral locus Anc_4.89): MISTISFLSSLLCLTYLVSALPILPKREIVTRVHTASTTNIVTDFYSTTTDVVVAPTVEFLVSDSVTFTTTLIPQGVNPTAEPTTTITKVLLKKVERSASSLQPTSTLQPTTTFQSTSPFQAISVSTQQSSTSPSTPKTSEDAQQFSTTSTPSSSPSSPSPSITTPTTTTTPTTTPTTTPTTTPTTTPTTTSTTTSTSTSTSTSIFTSTSTSSSTQSLMSGVADVNVEDSTQTQHHSHQAAATASLNQQMTTSTTSTTSTTSEKSVESTTITTSSTTSSVKETSTTTSADSSVSTAAITSSPKAIAYSPYNNDGSCKSAEAVFSDLTLIKSKDITRIRIYGTDCNSFETVQPAAIKLGIKINQGLYITSSGVDSIDDSVSALIEYGQTNGWDVFDFITVGNEAINNGWCSVSDLISKISSVKSQLNKAGYSGQITTSEPPVSFENNPDLCKSSEIDFVGINPHAYFDTSASAETAGTFVKGQVELVQGVCGTSNVFVTETGYPSSGIQNGGNIPSTANQITAVQNILNEMDLDVTILSTYDDYWKAPGDYGIEQFFGVIQYLP, from the coding sequence ATGATTTCAACTATAAGCTTTCTATCGTCATTGCTATGCTTAACTTACCTGGTTTCAGCTTTACCGATCCTTCCCAAGAGAGAAATTGTAACGAGAGTTCACACAGCAAGCACAACTAATATCGTCACTGATTTCTATTCCACTACTACagatgttgttgttgctcCAACTGTTGAATTCTTAGTAAGCGATAGTGTCACTTTTACCACGACCTTAATTCCACAAGGTGTCAACCCAACTGCTGAACCGACCACGACTATCACTAAGgttcttttaaaaaaggTTGAAAGGAGCGCATCGTCCTTGCAACCAACCTCTACTTTGCAGCCAACTACTACTTTTCAATCAACCTCTCCCTTTCAAGCAATCTCCGTCTCTACGCAACAAAGTAGTACATCTCCTTCCACTCCAAAGACAAGTGAAGATGCACAACAATTTTCTACAACTTCTACCCCTTCgtcttctccttcttctcCCTCTCCTTCTATCACTACCCCTACCACTACCACTACTCCTACCACTACTCCTACCACTACTCCTACCACTACTCCTACCACTACTCCTACCACTACTTCTACCACCACTTCTACTTCTACTTCTACTTCTACTTCTATTTTTACTTCTACTTCTACTTCCTCCTCAACACAAAGTCTCATGAGTGGTGTCGCTGACGTCAATGTTGAAGACAGTACTCAAACCCAACACCATTCTCACCAAGCTGCTGCAACTGCGTCTTTGAACCAGCAAATGACTACTTCTACTACTTCTACTACTTCTACTACTTCTGAAAAATCCGTCGAATCAACTACAATAACTACTTCCTCAACTACTTCATCTGTAAAAGAAACATCTACCACCACATCTGCAGATTCCTCTGTTAGCACTGCTGCTATAACGTCTTCTCCAAAGGCTATTGCATACTCACCTTATAATAATGATGGCTCTTGTAAGTCTGCAGAAGCGGTATTTTCTGATTTGACGTTGATTAAATCCAAAGATATCACTAGAATTCGTATTTATGGTACTGACTGTAATTCCTTCGAAACTGTTCAACCAGCTGCCATAAAATTGGGTATTAAGATCAATCAAGGTTTGTACATTACTAGTAGCGGCGTTGATTCCATAGATGATTCAGTTTCTGCGTTGATTGAATATGGTCAAACTAACGGTTGGGAcgtttttgattttattactGTTGGAAACGAAGCTATTAACAATGGTTGGTGTTCTGTTTCCGATTTGATCAGTAAAATTTCCTCTGTTAAGTCTCAATTAAACAAAGCTGGATATTCGGGCCAGATTACTACAAGCGAGCCACCAGTatcatttgaaaataatccTGATTTATGCAAAAGTTCTGAAATTGACTTTGTCGGTATCAACCCACATGCCTACTTTGATACTAGTGCCAGTGCAGAAACTGCTGGTACCTTTGTCAAGGGCCAAGTTGAATTAGTTCAAGGCGTCTGTGGTACTTCTAATGTTTTTGTTACTGAAACTGGTTACCCATCATCTGGCATTCAGAATGGAGGCAACATCCCTTCTACAGCTAACCAAATTACTGCAGTACAAAACATCTTGAACGAAATGGACTTAGATGTTACAATCTTATCAACTTACGACGATTACTGGAAAGCACCTGGTGATTACGGTATCGAACAGTTTTTTGGTGTCATCCAATATCTTCCATAG
- the CWH41 gene encoding mannosyl-oligosaccharide glucosidase (similar to Saccharomyces cerevisiae CWH41 (YGL027C); ancestral locus Anc_4.90), whose product MFNAKYKLLKAFWILANIVILASATLSNGKLGEFEEYQKFTNESLLWAPYRSNCYFGMRPRYVRDSPLVLGIMWFNSLSQDGLHSLRHFATPQDKLQKYGWEVYDPRIGGKEVFIDEKNNLNLTIYFVKSKNGENWSVRVQGQPLDPKKPSTASVVLYFNQNGGEIDGKSSVAMIDREGPNDLRFLGYSEELGEYHLTVKDNYGHYFNNPAYETMEVAPGSDCSKTSHLSLQIPDNEVWKARDVFQSLVSDSIRDILEKEKTKQRPADLIPSVLTIRNLYNFNPGNFHYVQKTFDLSRKEGFEFDITYNKLETTQSISTKEQITELITWSLNEINARFDKHFSFTKGPDSIENVEIKRRFALEALSNLLGGIGYFHGKQLVDRETEFDESQFTEIKLLNAKEEGPFELFTSVPSRGFFPRGFYWDEGFHLLQIMEYDFDLAFEILASWFEMIEDDSGWIAREIILGDEARSKVPQEFQVQNPNIANPPTLLLAFSEMLSRAIEQIDDFGSGSYKQEMFNGRTSKFMTNNLEENSDLLAEYAKKIYPKLLKHYSWFKESQAGLIDEYAEILEDEGIWDKIHKNEVYKWVGRTFTHCLPSGMDDYPRAQPPDIAELNVDALAWVGVMTRSMKQIAHVLKLTEDEERYAQIEQNVIENLDRLHWSEKDNCYCDISIDPEDDDVREFVCHEGYISLLPFALKLIPKDSPKLEKVVALMSDPRKIFSEYGLLSLSRQDEYFGKDENYWRGPIWMNINYLCLDAMRYYYPDVILEMAGDDGTAKKLYQSLKTNLSNNVYRVWKEQGYCYENYSPVDGHGTGAEHFTGWTALIVNILGRY is encoded by the coding sequence ATGTTCAATGCAAAATATAAGCTGCTCAAAGCATTTTGGATACTAGCCAACATAGTTATCTTGGCATCCGCGACTCTGAGCAATGGAAAACTAGgagaatttgaagaatacCAAAAGTTCACGAACGAGTCGCTATTGTGGGCACCATATAGGTCCAATTGTTACTTTGGAATGAGACCTAGGTATGTTCGTGATAGCCCGCTAGTGTTGGGTATCATGTGGTTCAACAGTTTGAGTCAGGATGGTTTGCATTCATTAAGACATTTTGCTACCCCTCAAGACAAATTACAGAAGTATGGCTGGGAAGTTTATGACCCAAGAATTGGTGGCAAAGAAGTctttattgatgaaaaaaacaaccTGAATTTGACGATATACTTTGTGAAGAGCAAAAATGGGGAAAATTGGTCAGTGAGAGTTCAAGGCCAGCCTTTGGACCCCAAGAAACCATCTACGGCGTCTGTCGTGCTATATTTCAACCAAAATGGTGGAGAAATAGATGGTAAATCTTCTGTCGCAATGATAGACCGAGAGGGACCTAATGATCTGAGATTTTTGGGGTATTCTGAAGAATTAGGCGAGTATCATCTTACGGTGAAAGACAACTATGGTCACTATTTCAACAATCCAGcatatgaaacaatggAAGTGGCACCAGGAAGCGACTGTTCCAAAACAAGTCACTTGTCACTTCAAATCCCAGATAATGAAGTTTGGAAAGCTCGCGATGTTTTCCAATCACTGGTGAGCGATTCAATACGTGATATACttgagaaggaaaagacaAAGCAGCGTCCGGCCGATTTAATACCAAGTGTCTTAACTATTAGAAACTTGTACAATTTTAATCCTGGAAACTTCCATTATGTACAAAAGACATTTGATTTGAGTAGAAAGGAaggttttgaatttgatattACTTATAATAAACTTGAAACGACTCAAAGTATCTCcacaaaagaacaaattaCAGAGTTGATCACTTGGTCACTAAACGAAATAAATGCACGTTTTGACAAGCACTTTAGTTTTACAAAAGGACCAGATTCGATTGAAAACGTTGAAATTAAAAGAAGGTTTGCTTTGGAGGCGCTATCGAATTTGTTAGGGGGGATTGGTTATTTCCATGGGAAACAACTAGTTGATCGTGAAActgaatttgatgaaagcCAATTTACTGAGATCAAATTATTGAATGCAAAAGAAGAGGGACCCTTTGAATTATTTACCAGTGTTCCAAGCCGTGGCTTCTTTCCACGTGGATTTTATTGGGATGAAGGTTTCCATCTTTTACAAATCATGGAGTATGATTTTGATCTGGCTTTTGAAATCTTGGCAAGTTGGTTTGAAATGATAGAGGATGATAGTGGCTGGATTGCTCGGGAAATTATTTTGGGTGATGAAGCAAGAAGTAAAGTCCCACAGGAATTCCAAGTACAAAACCCTAATATTGCCAATCCGCCAACTTTATTGCTTGCATTTAGTGAAATGCTCTCCAGAGCTATTGAACAAATCGATGATTTCGGCAGTGGCAGTtacaaacaagaaatgttTAACGGAAGAACAAGCAAGTTTATGACAAACAACCTGGAGGAAAATTCTGATTTACTAGCCGAGTACGCCAAGAAAATTTATCCTAAACTACTAAAGCACTATAGTTGGTTCAAAGAATCCCAAGCAGGACTTATTGACGAATATGCGGAAATATTGGAAGATGAAGGAATATGGGACAAGATCCATAAGAATGAAGTTTATAAGTGGGTCGGGCGAACCTTCACTCATTGTCTACCAAGTGGTATGGATGATTATCCTAGAGCACAACCACCTGATATAGCAGAATTGAATGTGGACGCCTTAGCATGGGTGGGAGTCATGACAAGATCCATGAAACAAATCGCTCACGTCCTGAAATTGACAGAAGATGAGGAAAGATATGCAcaaattgaacaaaatgTGATAGAAAACTTGGATCGATTGCATTGGAGTGAAAAAGACAACTGCTATTGTGATATCAGCATCGATCCCGAAGACGATGATGTTAGAGAATTTGTGTGTCATGAGGGTTACATATCCTTATTGCCCTTTGCATTGAAGCTTATCCCCAAAGACTCACCCAAGCTAGAGAAAGTAGTTGCCTTGATGAGTGATCCGCGAAAAATATTCTCTGAGTATGGGCTACTCTCTTTGTCAAGACAAGACGAGTATTTCggtaaagatgaaaattaCTGGAGAGGCCCAATATGGATGAACATCAATTACTTGTGCCTTGACGCAATGAGATACTACTACCCTGATGTGATTCTTGAAATGgctggtgatgatggtacTGCGAAGAAACTATACCAAAGTTTAAAGACTAATCTTAGTAACAACGTTTACAGAGTTTGGAAAGAACAAGGATATTGTTATGAAAATTACAGTCCTGTAGATGGTCATGGTACCGGTGCTGAGCATTTTACAGGTTGGACAGCACTGATCGTTAACATCCTTGGGCGTTACTGA
- the TRP5 gene encoding tryptophan synthase TRP5 (similar to Saccharomyces cerevisiae TRP5 (YGL026C); ancestral locus Anc_4.92) produces MSEQLRQTFVNAKKENRNALVTFMTAGYPTVKDTVPILKGFQDGGVDIIELGMPFSDPIADGPTIQLSNTIALQNGVTLPQTLEMVSQARNEGVTVPIILMGYYNPILNYGEERFIQDAAKAGANGFIIVDLPPEEALKVRNYVNDNGLSLIPLVAPSTTDERLELLSHIADSFVYVVSRMGTTGVQSSVASDLDELVSRVRKYTKDTPLAVGFGVSTREHFQSVGSVSDGVVIGSKIVTLCGDASEGKRYDAAKEYVEGILDGAKHKVLSKDEFFASQKESLESANVKKEIIDEFDENHKHPIRFGDFGGQYVPEALHACLRELEKGFDEAVADPTFWEDFKSLYSYIGRPSSLHKAERLTEYCKGAQIWLKREDLNHTGSHKINNALAQVLLAKRLGKKNIIAETGAGQHGVATATACAKFGLACTVFMGAEDVRRQALNVFRMRILGANVIAVTNGTKTLRDATSEAFRFWVTNLKSTYYVVGSAIGPHPYPTLVRTFQSVIGKETKEQFAAMNNGKLPDAVVACVGGGSNSTGMFSPFEHDTSVKLLGVEAGGDGIDTDFHSATLTVGRPGVFHGVKTYVLQDNDGQVHDTHSVSAGLDYPGVGPELAYWKSTGRAQFIAATDAQALLGFKLLSQLEGIIPALESSHAVYGACQLAKTMKPDQHLVINISGRGDKDVQSVAEVLPKLGPKIDWDLRFEEDPSA; encoded by the coding sequence ATGTCAGAACAACTCAGACAAACTTTTGTTAACGCCAAGAAAGAGAACAGAAATGCTCTCGTCACATTCATGACCGCAGGTTACCCAACTGTCAAGGACACTGTCCCCATCCTCAAGGGTTTCCAAGATGGTGGTGTGGATATTATTGAATTGGGCATGCCCTTTTCTGATCCCATTGCTGATGGTCCCACAATTCAGTTGTCCAACACCATCGCTTTACAGAACGGTGTTACTTTGCCTCAAACCTTGGAAATGGTTTCCCAAGCAAGAAATGAAGGCGTTACCGTACCCATCATCCTAATGGGTTACTACAACCCTATCCTGAACTATGGAGAAGAGAGATTTATTCAGGACGCTGCCAAAGCTGGTGCCAATGGTTTCATTATCGTCGATTTGCCACCTGAGGAAGCATTGAAGGTCAGAAACTACGTCAACGATAATGGCTTGAGCTTGATTCCGCTAGTGGCACCTTCTACAACAGACGAAAGATTGGAACTGCTATCCCACATTGCCGATTCATTTGTTTACGTTGTGTCTAGAATGGGTACTACTGGTGTTCAAAGTTCTGTTGCTAGTGACCTGGATGAACTTGTCTCCAGAGTCAGGAAATACACTAAGGATACTCCTTTGGCCGTTGGGTTCGGTGTTTCCACTAGAGAGCATTTCCAATCAGTTGGCAGTGTTTCTGATGGTGTAGTAATCGGGTCTAAAATCGTTACGTTATGTGGAGATGCTTCAGAGGGTAAGAGATACGATGCTGCTAAGGAATATGTAGAAGGAATCCTGGATGGTGCCAAGCACAAAGTTTTGTCCAAGGACGAATTCTTCGCCTCCCAAAAAGAATCCTTGGAGTCCGCAAAcgtcaagaaagaaataatagatgaatttgatgagAACCACAAGCATCCTATCAGATTTGGCGATTTTGGAGGTCAGTATGTTCCAGAAGCTCTTCATGCCTGTCTAAGAGAGCTAGAAAAAGGTTTTGATGAGGCTGTCGCTGATCCCACGTTCTGGGAAGACTTTAAATCATTATACTCCTATATTGGCCGTCCTTCCTCACTACACAAAGCTGAAAGATTAACTGAATATTGTAAGGGTGCCCAAATCTGGTTAAAGAGAGAAGATCTTAACCATACCGGGTCCCACAAGATCAATAATGCTTTAGCACAAGTTTTGCTAGCTAAGAGATTAGGtaagaagaatattatcGCTGAAACTGGTGCTGGTCAACATGGTGTTGCCACTGCCACTGCGTGTGCTAAGTTTGGTCTAGCCTGCACTGTATTCATGGGTGCAGAAGATGTTCGTCGTCAAGCCTTGAACGTCTTTAGAATGAGAATTCTTGGTGCTAACGTGATTGCTGTTACCAACGGTACGAAGACTTTAAGAGACGCCACTTCAGAGGCATTTAGATTTTGGGTTACTAACCTGAAAAGCACTTACTACGTTGTCGGTTCTGCCATTGGGCCTCACCCATATCCAACCTTGGTCAGAACTTTCCAAAGTGTCATTGGTAAGGAAACTAAGGAACAATTCGCTGCCATGAACAATGGCAAATTACCTGACGCTGTTGTTGCATGTGTTGGTGGTGGTTCCAACTCTACAGGTATGTTTTCTCCTTTTGAGCATGATACTTCCGTTAAGCTATTGGGTGTAGAAGCTGGTGGTGATGGTATAGATACAGACTTCCACTCTGCTACTCTTACCGTTGGTAGACCTGGTGTCTTCCATGGTGTCAAGACTTATGTCTTGCAAGACAATGACGGTCAAGTACATGACACTCACTCTGTTTCCGCTGGGTTAGACTATCCAGGTGTTGGTCCAGAACTAGCTTATTGGAAATCAACAGGGCGTGCTCAATTCATTGCAGCTACTGACGCTCAGGCCCTGCTTGGTTTCAAGTTACTGTCTCAATTAGAAGGTATTATTCCTGCTTTGGAATCCTCTCACGCTGTTTATGGTGCTTGTCAATTAGCCAAGACGATGAAACCCGATCAGCATTTGGTTATCAATATTTCTGGTAGAGGTGATAAAGATGTCCAAAGTGTCGCTGAAGTTCTGCCAAAGTTAGGTCCAAAGATTGACTGGGATTTAAGATTCGAAGAAGACCCATCTGCTTAA
- the PGD1 gene encoding Pgd1p (similar to Saccharomyces cerevisiae PGD1 (YGL025C); ancestral locus Anc_4.93), which translates to MDSIIPAGIKLEDLEVVLAKNENEVGDNVCKQISEARDEILPLRLQFNEFIQTMANIDQDEPKQRDRMAKYLDVRDKILQLNDRFQTLSSHLEALQPLFSTVPEYLRTADNKDRSFQLLEPLSSYNRNGTVAGPAAAVVNTNHSTAASTPTTSTPHANPNAHAHSLSNPNPTATVQQNPMAGKRGSKGGSSIGTPNIPNSAAAAATTAPKKPRKPRQTKKAKAQAQAQAQAQAYAQQSAVQTPITASMTAALPNPTPNMINSVSPTNVMGTPLTNMMSPMGNAYPMGTQNQGGQVPIPQFNSNGNGPNPNPSTNSNNTPLQSQLNLNNITPANILNMSMNNDFQQQQQHQQQQQPQQQQQYSMNMGMNNMNTNGKDLDSLDLNNLELGGLNMDFL; encoded by the coding sequence ATGGACTCGATCATACCGGCAGGCATCAAGTTGGAGGATTTAGAAGTGGTATTGGCCAAGAATGAGAATGAAGTTGGAGACAACGTTTGTAAACAGATCAGCGAGGCGCGCGATGAAATATTACCGTTGCGATTACAGTTCAATGAGTTCATACAGACGATGGCAAACATAGACCAGGATGAACCCAAACAGCGGGACCGCATGGCCAAATACCTGGATGTCAGGGACAAGATCTTACAACTGAACGATAGGTTCCAGACCTTATCTTCCCATTTAGAAGCATTGCAACCTTTATTCAGCACCGTTCCAGAATACTTGAGAACTGCAGATAACAAAGATAGAAGCTTTCAGCTCCTGGAACCGTTGAGTAGTTACAACAGAAATGGCACAGTTGCTGGCCCAGCAGCGGCTGTTGTGAACACGAATCATTCTACGGCAGCTTCGACGCCCACAACATCCACCCCTCATGCTAATCCAAATGCACATGCCCATTCGCTTTCCAATCCGAATCCCACTGCCACGGTGCAACAGAACCCTATGGCGGGCAAGAGGGGTTCTAAGGGTGGTAGCAGTATCGGAACTCCCAACATACCTAATAGCGCCGCAGCAGCTGCAACTACAGCTCCCaagaaaccaagaaaaCCAAGACAAACCAAGAAGGCCAAGGCTCAGGCCCAAGCTCAGGCCCAAGCTCAGGCATATGCACAGCAATCGGCTGTTCAAACACCAATAACCGCGTCGATGACTGCCGCGCTCCCCAACCCGACTCCCAATATGATCAACAGCGTTTCGCCCACAAATGTCATGGGTACGCCACTAACCAACATGATGTCGCCCATGGGAAACGCATACCCAATGGGGACCCAGAACCAGGGAGGACAGGTCCCTATACCACAGTTCAATAGCAATGGCAACGGCCCCAATCCGAATCCAAGTACAAACTCCAATAACACTCCGTTACAGTCACAATTAAACCTAAACAATATAACCCCTGCAAATATCCTAAACATGAGCATGAATAATGACtttcagcagcagcagcagcatcagcaacagcagcagcctcagcaacagcaacagtaCAGTATGAATATGGGCATGAACAACATGAATACCAACGGCAAAGACCTGGATTCTTTGGACCTGAACAATTTGGAATTAGGCGGTCTAAACATGGATTTCCTGTGA
- the PIB2 gene encoding Pib2p (similar to Saccharomyces cerevisiae PIB2 (YGL023C); ancestral locus Anc_4.97): MAALHSVSKTPAIKEEEEDGAEQDGEGVPLGSRNHDYRSKNGDEESGADTVTSPITFEKQKVVPRASMHSEQSILSSISLKSMVNQHRQQQLQQESSTGTGTGFVDRKQQIQSPAMVSILRKNSAEENVRSSHSSRLGEGFADGRKLSTSKDIGKTLPFTDDQRSNPELDPTSVAAGTSRGTKTKSKAVFNELENDADEDDEVRRKNLTTQALRKLSSFKMNANSNLRLSKENKEKETSSSSTSSVSSSSASKAENIVDKLTTTNSSSMSQLRFGNTNVIIDSVNHTARAGPVQQQQQQQQMLRKPSLEFLPQSGSSSNLNFNTNKHKANVRQINNPKKPLYIPAVLRKVSETNITNDDLLNATMSSYYKKASNLEHNFNPNGSQSASIQKTNNLRIISSQSSVQSNTSSILESYKNKVSSYLFPNSIPNSDRINLIPTISNRNSTRVKPPTKDHWIPDSKRNSCRYCHKPFTLWERKHHCRHCGDIFCQDHLRHWLYLDSQANFIMINELNNGGVNGGGTLCKICDDCLVEYENLSTANHNSNMNDVNGNIEGDEDGGNDNNRKLRNYYKNRQMNTLFKQRKSGSSQEHTTVDQDTTTPIQVKSNNQGVENENAGEEQEEGNDVLGSVIGSVPANWNWSSF; encoded by the coding sequence ATGGCTGCGTTACATAGTGTGTCCAAAACACCCGCGATTaaggaggaggaggaggatGGCGCCGAGCAAGACGGCGAAGGGGTTCCTCTGGGGTCCAGGAACCATGACTACCGTAGCAAGAATGGGGATGAAGAAAGTGGTGCTGACACGGTGACGTCTCCTATCACGTTTGAAAAACAGAAGGTGGTCCCCAGAGCGTCAATGCACTCGGAACAAAGCATTTTGAGCAGCATCTCGCTAAAATCGATGGTAAACCAACATCGGCAGCAGCAGTTGCAGCAGGAAAGCTCAACAGGAACAGGTACTGGATTTGTTGACAGGAAACAGCAGATCCAGTCGCCGGCAATGGTGTCCATATTGAGGAAGAATTCTGCCGAGGAAAACGTTCGCAGTAGCCACAGTAGCAGACTCGGTGAAGGGTTCGCAGACGGCAGGAAGCTTTCTACTAGCAAGGATATTGGGAAGACGTTGCCATTCACGGATGACCAAAGGTCGAACCCCGAACTGGATCCTACCAGTGTTGCGGCAGGTACTAGCAGGGGTACGAAAACGAAGAGTAAAGCTGTTTTTAATGAGCTGGAGAATGATGCCGATGAGGATGACGAGGTTCGACGGAAGAATCTAACCACACAGGCGCTACGCAAACTATCGTCATTCAAGATGAATGCTAACTCCAATTTGCGGTTGAGCAAAGAGAACAAGGAGAAGGAAACCTCATCATCGTCCACGTCCTCTGTGTCCTCGTCGTCAGCGTCGAAAGCAGAAAATATTGTCGACAAGCTCACCACAACAAATTCTAGTTCTATGTCGCAACTTCGGTTCGGCAACACGAACGTGATCATTGATTCAGTGAATCATACAGCCAGGGCGGGGCCGgtgcagcagcagcagcagcagcagcaaatGCTAAGGAAACCCTCGCTGGAATTTTTGCCACAATCTGGTTCGAGCTCTAATCTAAATTTCAATACCAATAAACATAAAGCAAACGTAAGACAAATCAATAATCCCAAGAAACCACTTTACATCCCCGCCGTGCTAAGGAAAGTTTCAGAGACCAACATAACAAATGACGACCTATTGAACGCAACAATGTCGTCTTACTACAAGAAAGCGTCCAACTTGGAACATAACTTCAATCCAAATGGATCTCAGTCTGCTAGCATTCAAAAGACAAATAATTTAAGAATCATATCCTCTCAATCCAGTGTACAGTCAAACACATCGTCGATCTTGGAAAgctataaaaataaagtatcCTCGTATTTGTTCCCAAATTCCATTCCGAACAGTGACAGGATCAACTTAATACCAACCATCTCGAATAGAAACTCCACCAGAGTGAAACCGCCCACCAAGGACCACTGGATACCAGATAGTAAGAGAAACTCGTGTCGCTACTGCCACAAGCCTTTCACTTTATGGGAGAGGAAACATCATTGCAGGCACTGCGGGGATATCTTTTGTCAAGACCATTTACGCCATTGGCTGTATCTTGATTCGCAGGCAAACTTCATAATGATTAACGAGCTGAATAACGGTGGCGTGAATGGCGGCGGCACCCTCTGTAAGATATGTGATGACTGCCTAGTCGAATACGAAAACCTTTCGACTGCAAATCATAATTCAAACATGAATGACGTTAATGGAAACATTGAGGGCGACGAAGACGGCGGTAACGATAATAACAGAAAATTACGTAATTACTACAAGAACAGACAGATGAACACTCTTTttaaacaaagaaagagcGGTTCATCTCAGGAGCACACTACGGTAGATCAAGACACGACGACGCCAATTCAGGTGAAATCGAACAACCAAGGGGTAGAAAACGAGAACGCCGGCGAAGAGCAAGAAGAAGGTAACGATGTCCTGGGCAGCGTAATCGGCTCTGTGCCTGCAAACTGGAACTGGAGTAGTTTCTGA